A region of Theileria annulata chromosome 2, complete sequence, *** SEQUENCING IN PROGRESS *** DNA encodes the following proteins:
- a CDS encoding uncharacterized protein (hypothetical protein, PI3Kc Phosphoinositide 3-kinase, catalytic domain;~5 probable transmembrane helices predicted for TA15125 by TMHMM2.0 at aa 198-220, 506-528, 678-700, 768-790 and 957-979) encodes MCNINVNKYYNNYIKENNIKLYNKLINRNLDNCENNLIDENKLINEDLDINKLIRIKLKRKLQNSEKLENFENYGHSDKNSVNYENLENSDNFVNSDNYDKNLDKKDINVYLINLNKLLLKYNIIIEETLESNIWKLLINNKNLLNNNFKIIYYYNLYKKINKINKINLLNNNLNNLLNDENKFNINIKYNFTFSKYFHGFYLHFFLNFSILSLPLLPFYTNNTNGSNFSEENLSTKIAAPKVPNNTTNNMVDSIDVDKKFLDINVFDKFILKYYFNINLQNNEINENNLENGINLENSENSENKILDNKFEYLIYDKTFILININKFNIKNYYNININLLYNDFLLIENYLKYLYICNFITLHTNRLENNGLEEVTGEKKVARKNELDTDGIKYDIINIMKICKELNINNFLYDINSFNILFNYINSSVTVTGPTSTNTTGTKNSKDITGKAATGIGTKCTTKDIGTVGASTVTELNIRKILKNNNYYKIINGNYIEIIDNNKFLFQLLILLYINPNYNLNFILYLIHNNSTTIKGKGANDTFSTPGKGANFTVTECTSEKNPNEIAVVTKTGESTTFSKDTNTVDGKGIKGTVGPSTVTELNINENNIIIYLKIFEKIYNEKYGYFFHYYFNKILSIINNINNIKDNMRNYIKNIINKFKLNFNNIDNNYYNKKTFLLYILQIFYPSVTVSGTTARVVPVTKDTTTKGGSGTNSKDTNKGFKSTAGASTVTEINLIKNKKLIEIYEYCYKVLLYYLNNLSYNIDDIILLTINIIIYIFTNTNIILHYHINLNTNIKDINTDTITEENIIAAPVEKNIVAPVEKNIVAPVEKNIVAPVEKNIVAPVENSITKFAGNEKVNNIDVKELCIIIIEKYLMNNMNKKITLYTIYKLMKEYDIKNIEIGEMKYIRNKKMEKIIYNNINKLSNYDFRYFVLYLIQNINNNCNRKKLYQLLDLALIYIPSLLKFIIIFILNDFIYSVTVSGTTGSITPPKGAVTKVTKDIGTVGASTVTDTVTYKINELVMKLNNILLYNIKNNEKDYLSLEILYYLLDYINNSVTVTGPPDSTTNNIPGKRDNSMVTECTTKDTNTEESSTVAVGPDTVTGKIKTYKEIMKKMNLEYLYKCSYYIKSYTRTIYIINQIITMNIINFNLYYNYLLDINFKYPIQQQSYQPNEPCQIGDCHPCQPGDCQIGSNCHESMEDIIEILSLSYLNLNNDIIYNYLNNFNTYNLSKWNLQYPNTVSPVTVTGPPDSNPPPKGANSMGMECINTNSTKDTKETPFGAGVGASTVTVEENIKLLYISIRENNINNYINYIQNLSTFNIINFIKSYYSVTESGPTESTLIPVTTNITTPKGDNSTITLNTPYNLNTTLDTLNNLTTTLNTVNSVNTVNRLDSLNTVNNIDWTKHRNGHCNGILNEIINRSKKLNNNNIKLIYEIYKEYDEINSINYILRIFNMKIYNNIIYNELNDYKSLYKFIYNNLLHKLQFSNQFLYFKLFHNFINQSYLNYYYILLDIYSVTGSSVTVLGPTDNIPPPKGADTKVNTNTMSTVGTGVEGTDAVGESTVTDTVLEEEIDIKLLLMKYYCNLDNNLQYVIINNVLRLLNCNNNYKLYYLYSDYLYQLIINKLINSQSINLISNTMSGSSTTNITNTKDITNTTNSTTKDTNTTEGNTKCTMGTGAVVPSTVTEDNILNNIQINTILQSIKENFNEKEKNEKNKEKENLNEKKYINGIDGIIGINNLYDYSNLLLHTLNIHFLTLLYYSNTVTGTTVTNSTGISSNGVNKDTNTKVTEGVSGSGPSTVTDDTVTHKYSIENIMIRIIYILIRYSSEGNIELERGIILKEELVIFLYKRMYIIFNHFMDKIPIIFYYIVINQLIGSTVHKLLSNLSIIILNKLLYKFTNIILWYITYFKFSKNNILNNIFNHIINFNNGACSNNTILTTNIPSSTNISTSTISGTIGASTVTKGKRFNTIEKGVKEKINNLIIKYNILYNELYKLSLNNCKQNDEIKYLNNLKNFFKHLNTNSTNSNSLSTNSTYNSTYSRSNSSSSDVDEGIILPNYEILLFNNIYNNIMKEYIINISNDIITLKSKQKPKIITFITCFSPSVTVSSSTGKGANITNTNTLTTTTIGASTVTKGKGTNKEVSDNILKNRSYILKNELKGDLRKDLRSMDSIKYVNKLLEYKFQYKLRVFNVVIISEIIGLIQFLPNLITLKTLYNDIEHNNSIQNPITNGNIDMKKLIMLYIKYVNSKHYHNSFYIYNIILQLLYSPITPVTESDPPDNIHHPNSTIPPPNSTTIGKGANSKVMECIKGNSSNMGNMGIGSEGDGNVGASTVTNNKYYNSLMNYIIKKEKEIEYNKLYEMSNKFNLSCSIWNIFGYIIGLGDRHTENILIDIKNGDLIHVDYDCLFDKGLKLLIPELVPFRLTPILLHNLGIHNGACTHH; translated from the coding sequence atgtgtaatataaatgttaataaatattataataattatattaaagaaaataatataaaattatataataaattaattaatagaaatttggataattgtgaaaataatttaattgatgaaaataaattaattaatgaagatttggatattaataaattaattagaataaaattgaaaagaaaattacaaaattccgaaaaattggaaaattttgaaaattatggACATTCTGATAAAAATTCGgttaattatgaaaatttagaaaattctgataattttgtaaattctgataattatgataaaaatttggataaaaaagatattaatgtgtatttaataaatttgaataaattattattgaaatataatataataatagaaGAAACATTAGAAAGTAATATAtggaaattattaataaataataaaaatttattaaataataattttaaaattatttattattataatttatacaaaaaaataaataaaattaataaaattaatttattaaataacaatttgaataatttgttgaatgatgaaaataaatttaatataaatataaaatataattttacattttctaaatattttcatggattttatttacacttttttttaaatttttctATATTATCATTACCATTATTACCATTctatactaataatactaatggtAGTAATTTTAGTGAGGAAAATTTGAGTACTAAaattgctgcacctaaagtacctaataatactactaataatatgGTAGATAGTATAGatgttgataaaaaatttttggatataaatgtatttgataaatttatattaaaatattattttaatattaatttacaaaataatgaaattaatgaaaataatttagaaaatggtataaatttagaaaattcggaaaattctgaaaataaaattttggataataaatttgaatatttaatatatgataaaacatttatattaataaatataaataaatttaatataaaaaattattataatattaatataaatttattatataatgattttctattaatagaaaattatttaaaatatttatatatatgtaattttataacattACACACAAATAgattagaaaataatgGATTAGAAGAGGTTACAGGAGAAAAAAAGGTTGCAagaaaaaatgaattagATACAGATGGAATAAAatatgatataataaatataatgaaaatatgtaaagaattgaatataaataattttttatatgatattaattcttttaatattttattcaattatattaattcctccgttacggtgactggtcccactagtactaatactactgGTACTAAGAATAGTAAGGATATTACTGGAAAGGCAGCTACTGGTATTGGTACCAAGTGtactactaaggatattggtacagttggagcaagcaccgtaacggaattaaatataagaaaaatattaaaaaataataattattataaaataataaatggaaattatatagaaataattgataataataaatttctatttcaattattaatattattatatattaatcctaattataatttaaatttcatattatatcttatacataataatagtactactattaagggaaagggagctaatgacacttttagtacccctggaaagggagctaattttacgGTTACAGAGTGTACTAGTGAGAAAAATcctaatgaaattgctgttgtaactaaAACTGGGGAGTCAACTACTTTTTCCaaggatactaatactGTGGATGGTAAGGGTATTAAGGGTACGGTaggaccaagcaccgtaacggaattaaatataaatgaaaataatataataatatatttgaaaatatttgaaaaaatatataatgaaaaatatggttatttttttcattattattttaataaaatattatccataataaataatataaataatataaaagataatatgagaaattatataaaaaatattattaataaatttaaattaaattttaataatattgataataattattataataaaaaaacttttttattatatatattacaaattttttatccatccgttacggtgtcaggTACTACTGCTAGAGTTGTACCTGttactaaggatactactactaaggGAGGTTCAGGTACTAATtctaaggatactaataaGGGTTTTAAGAGTACTgctggagcaagcaccgtaactgaaATAAATCTTATTAAGaataagaaattaatagaaatatatgaatattgttataaagtattattatattatttaaataatttatcatataatattgatgatattatattattaactattaatattattatatatatttttactaatactaatattattctTCATTATCATATTAATCTTAATACCAATATTAAAGATATTAATACTGACACCATAAcagaagaaaatattattgcTGCTCCtgtagaaaaaaatattgttGCTCCtgtagaaaaaaatattgttGCTCCtgtagaaaaaaatattgttGCTCCtgtagaaaaaaatattgttGCTCCTGTGGAAAATTCTATTACTAAATTTGCTGGTAATGAAaaagtaaataatatagaTGTAAAAgaattatgtataataataatagagaaatatttaatgaataatatgaataagaaaataacattatatacgatatataaattaatgaaagaatatgatataaagaatatagaaattggtgaaatgaaatatatccgtaataaaaaaatggaaaaaataatttataataatattaataaactttctaattatgattttagatattttgtattatatttaatacaaaatattaataataattgtaataggaaaaaattatatcaattattagatttagctttaatttatataccttctttacttaaatttattattatttttatactcaatgattttatttattccgttacggtgtcaggTACTACGGGTAGTATTACTCCTCCAAAGGGAGCTGTTACTAAGGttactaaggatattggtaccgttggagcaagcaccgttacggacaccgtaacgtataaaataaatgaattagtaatgaaattaaataatatattattatataatataaaaaataatgaaaaagattatttatcattagaaattttatattatttattagattatattaataattccgttacggtgactggtccaccagacagtactactaataatattccTGGAAAGAGAGATAATTCTATGGTTACAGAGTGtactactaaggatactaatactGAGGAGTCTAGTACTGTTGCTGTTGGAccagacaccgtaacgggaaaaataaaaacatataaagaaataatgaaaaaaatgaatttggaatatttatataaatgttcatattatataaaatcatatacaagaacaatttatataattaatcaaataataacaatgaatattattaattttaatctatactataattatctattggatattaattttaaatatccTATCCAACAACAATCTTATCAACCTAATGAACCATGTCAAATAGGAGACTGCCACCCCTGTCAACCAGGAGACTGTCAAATAGGATCTAATTGTCATGAGAGTATGGAAGATAtaattgaaatattatcattatcatatttaaatttgaataatgatataatttataattatcttaataattttaatacatataatttatctaaatgGAATTTACAATATCCCAATACGGTGTctcccgttacggtgactggtccaCCAGACAGCAATCCTCCTCCTAAaggagctaattctatgggtatggagtgtattaatactaatagtactaaggatactaaggAAACCCCTTTCGGTGCTGgtgttggagcaagcaccgtaacggtagaagaaaatataaaattattatatatatcaattagagaaaataatataaataattatattaattatatacaaaatttatcaacatttaatattattaattttattaaatcttattactccgttacggagTCAGGTCCAACGGAAAGTACACTTATACCTGTGACTACTAATATTACTACTCCAAAGGGAGATAATAGTACTATTACTCTTAATACGCCTTATAACCTTAATACTACTTTAGATACCCTAAATAACCTTACTACTACTCTTAATACTGTTAATAGTGTTAATACTGTTAATAGGCTTGATAGTCTTAATactgttaataatattgattggaccaagcaccgtaacggacACTGTAACGGGATAttgaatgaaataataaatagatcaaaaaaattgaataataataatataaaattaatatatgaaatatataaagaatatgatgaaataaattcaataaattatatattaagaatatttaatatgaaaatatataataatataatttataatgaattaaatgattataaatcactttataaatttatttataataatttattacacaaattacaattttctaatcaatttttatatttcaaactttttcataattttattaatcaatcttatcttaattattattatatacttttgGATATATACTCCGTTACGGGgtcttccgttacggtgcttggtccaacaGACAATATTCCTCCTCCTAAAGGAGCTGATACTAAGgttaatactaatactatgAGTACTGTAGGTACTGGTGTTGAGGGAACTGATGCTGTTGGAGaaagcaccgtaacggacACCGTATTGGAGGAAGAAatagatataaaattattattaatgaaatattattgtaatttggataataatttacaatatgtaataataaataatgtattaagattattaaattgtaataataattataaattatattatttatattctgattatctttatcaattaattattaataaattaattaattcacaatctattaatttaatatccAATACGATGTCAGGTTCCTCaactactaatattactaatactaaggatattactaatactactaatagtactactaaggatactaatacCACTGAGGGTAATACAaagtgtactatgggaacTGGTGCAGTTGtaccaagcaccgtaactgaagataatatattaaataatatacaaattaatactatattacaatctattaaagaaaattttaatgaaaaagagaaaaatgaaaaaaataaagaaaaagaaaatttgaatgagaaaaaatatataaatggtATTGACGGTATTAttggtataaataatttatatgattattctaatttattattacatacacttaatatacattttttaactttattatattattccaatacggtgactggtacTACGGTTACCAATAGTACTGGTATTAGTAGTAATGGTGTTAataaggatactaatactaaggtTACTGAGGGAGTTAGTGGCAgtggaccaagcaccgtaacggatGACACTGTAACGCATAAATATAgtatagaaaatataatgataagaataatatatatattaataagaTATTCAAGTGAAGGTAATATAGAATTAGAACGtggtataatattaaaagaagaattagtaatatttttatataaaagaatgtatataatatttaatcattttatggataaaataccaattattttctattatattgttataaatcaattaattgGATCTACTGtacataaattattatccaatttaagtataatcatattaaataaattattatacaaatttactaatattattctATGGTATATTActtatttcaaattctctaaaaataatattcttaataatatatttaatcatattattaatttcaataacggtgcttgctccaataatactattcttactactaatattcctagtagtactaatattagtaccagtactattagtggtaccattggagcaagcaccgttactaAAGGAAAGAGATTTAATACTATTGAAAAAGGAGTTAAAGAaaagataaataatttaataataaaatataatatattatataatgaattatataaattatcattaaataattgtaaacaaaatgatgaaattaaatatttaaataatcttaaaaatttttttaaacatCTTAATACCAATTCCACAAATAGTAACTCCCTTAGTACCAATAGTACTTACAATAGTACTTACAGTAGGAGtaatagtagtagtagtgaTGTGGATGAAGGAATAATATTACCaaattatgaaatattattatttaataatatttataataatattatgaaagaatatattattaatatttcaaatgatattattactttaaaatctaaacaaaaacctaaaattattacttttattaCTTGTTTTTCTccttccgttacggtgtctaGTTCTactggaaagggagctaacattactaatactaataccttaactactactaccattggagcaagcaccgttactaAGGGAAAGGGAACAAATAAGGAAGTTAgtgataatatattgaagAATAGAAGTTATATATTGAAGAATGAATTGAAAGGTGATTTACGTAAAGATTTACGTAGTATGGatagtataaaatatgtgaataaattattggaatataaatttcaatataaaTTACGTGTATTTAATGTGGTAATAATATCAGAAATTATAGgattaatacaatttttacctaatttaattacacttaaaacattatataatgatattgAACATAATAATTCTATACAAAATCCTATTACTAATGGTAATATTGATATGAAAAAACTCATTATGctttatattaaatatgttaattCTAAACATTATCATAAttctttttatatatataatattatattacaacTTCTTTATTCTCCCATTACTCCCGTTACGGAATCAGATCCACCAGATAATATTCATCATCCAAACAGCACTATTCCTCCTCCTAACAGTACTACTAtaggaaagggagctaattctaaGGTTATGGAGTGTATTAAGGgtaatagtagtaatatGGGTAATATGGGTATTGGTAGTGAGGGAGATGGTAatgttggagcaagcaccgtaactaataataaatattataatagtttaatgaattatataataaaaaaagaaaaagaaatagaatataataaattatatgaaatgagtaataaatttaatttaagttGTAGTATATGGAATATATTTGGATATATAATTGGACTTGGTGATAGACATAcagaaaatatattaattgatattaaaaatggtGATTTAATACATGTTGATTATGATTGTTTATTTGATAaaggtttaaaattattaatacctGAACTTGTACCATTTAGATTAACACCTATTcttttacataatttagGTATCCATAACGGTGCTTGTACACACCACTAA
- a CDS encoding chromatin assembly protein, putative (all_bases.cand.1308 - similar to chromosome assembly protein), with protein sequence MSLINVTNIKIGNNVCNIKLPLIFQIEFECLEHLKHDVEWKVIYITSDGSGYINNTNNSNNTTDNSINNLTHMTDSTNNSTNNTTDGAEEKEYLISNNKGEIILDAVCLGPLYKGILEFEFRVNPPNFHRLNPECILGMQAILISGNYCEQEFIRIGYYTNNVYDEESLVENPPDLPILDKIVRCIIDQPRVTRFPIKWDNDYLVDFEGNNLNFIIQTDSDNSVTVSNTTEDITSPTTSNSNNTEVDTTSNNTEDTTSPTNSNNNSSNSSSELTTSSNSNEVDTTSHTTEDSTNSSGTSEDSSTVGPSTVTEEENINTIAAVTTTRESGTFSEDTNTDTITEVDPFRAGREPDPVTDDMELYENKKRKLSHL encoded by the exons atgagtttaataaatgtaacaaatataaaaattggaaataatgtttgtaatattaaattaccattaatttttcaaatagAATTTGAATGTCTTGAACATCTTAAACATGATGTTGAATGGAaagttatttatattacatcTGATGGGTCAGGTTATATCAATAACACTAATAACTCCAATAATACTACTGataattcaataaataatcttACACATATGACGGATAGTACAAATAATAGTACAAATAATACTACAGATGGTGCAGAAGAGaaagaatatttaataagtaataataagggtgaaataatattagatGCAGTATGTTTAGGTCCATTATATAAAGGTATATTAGAATTTGAATTCAGAGTTAATCCACCCAATTTTCATCGT ttGAATCCAGAATGTATATTAGGAATGCAAGCGATATTAATAAGTGGAAATTATTGTGAACAAGAATTTATAAGAATTGgttattatacaaataatgTATATGATGAAGAAAGTTTAGTAGAGAATCCACCAGATTTACCaattttagataaaattGTACGATGTATTATTGATCAACCTAGAGTTACAAGATTCCCTATTAAATGGGATAATGATTATCTTGTTGATTTTGAAGGTAATaatcttaattttattatacaaacGGATTCGGATaattccgttacggtgtctaATACCACAGAAGATATTACCAGTCCAACTACCagtaatagtaataatacaGAAGTAGATACTACTAGTAATAACACTGAAGATACTACTAGTCCAACAAacagtaataataatagtagtaatagtagTAGTGAACTAACTACTAGCAGTAATAGTAATGAAGTAGATACTACTAGTCATACTACTGAAGatagtactaatagtaGTGGAACTAGTGAGGATAGTAGTACAGTaggaccaagcaccgtaactgaggaggaaaatattaatactattgcTGCCGTAACTACAACCAGGGAGTCAGGTACTTTTTCTGAGGATACTAATACTGATACTATTACTGAGGTAGACCCTTTCAGGGCTGGCCGTGAACCTGACCCCGTTACTGATGACATGGaattatatgaaaataaaaaaagaaaattatcacatttataa
- a CDS encoding cytochrome C-type heme lyase, putative (chr2.cand.429 - score = 10.05 PF01265 cytochrome c/c1 heme lyase) has product MPMIYNLFNKLKDLENENTHENSFCPVVNEDNNIPNLPNEPINGINLDTKREKSSIPRAGHDQILIFGVIDWIYPSPMQFYNALVMKNKDDGNSNYMSEAVKAHNEVNELSWKKILKWEKLHQKECKNPKLRRFVGKYNNPSPKSFFIRLFTRFEKPFDRHDWYIDRCGKEIRYILDYYDDPKSQNYLQVFVDVRPALDNFTNFFDRIKFTFLTLFKFIQ; this is encoded by the exons atgcctatgatatataatttatttaataaattgaaagATTTAGAAAATGAGAATACTCATGAGAATAGTTTCTGTCCAGTAGTaaatgaagataataatataccaAATTTACCAAATGAACCAATAAATGgaattaatttagatacAAAACGTGAAAAATCTTCAATACCAAGAGCTGGTCATGATCAAA tattaatttttggTGTTATAGATTGGATATATCCTTCACCTATGCAATTTTATAATGCACTTgtaatgaaaaataaagatGATGGGAATAGTAATTATATGTCTGAAGCAGTTAAAGCACATAATGAAGTAAATGAACTTTCAtggaaaaaaattttaaaatggGAAAAATTACATcaaaa ggAATGTAAAAATCCAAAATTAAGAAGATTTGTtggtaaatataataatccATCACCGAAATCTTTTTTTATAAGATTATTCAcaag ATTTGAGAAACCATTTGATAGACATGATTGGTATATAGATAGATGTGGTAAAGAAATAAGATATATTTTGGATTATTATGATGATCCGAAAtcacaaaattatttacaagtTTTTGTTGATGTTCGACCAGCATTAGATAATTTCACAAATTTTTTTGATCgcattaaatttacatttttaacattatttaaatttatccaataa
- a CDS encoding uncharacterized protein (chr2.C.cand.85 - score = 18.79) has translation MARNSEKANAMLNKWLRIKSGLEQEQTLIRPRHTAEVTNLKEAEKWRSATIKEIMFNINKIQDASLGEFVVRDLNDEINRLIGIRKHWDDRIIELGGTDYRRLSANLESNYGSELKGGGTGYKYFGAAKNLPGVRELFEKQQKEVEQSLKDVSRAELYQMINPDYYGFKDELDEDLLIQEYNKEQELLTNSNVI, from the coding sequence ATGGCTAGAAATAGTGAGAAAGCTAATGCTATGCTTAATAAATGGCTCCGTATAAAAAGTGGATTGGAGCAAGAACAGACTTTGATTCGACCTCGTCATACAGCTGAGGTAACTAATTTGAAAGAAGCTGAAAAATGGCGTAGCGCCACAATTAAGGaaattatgtttaatattaacaagATACAAGATGCCTCTTTGGGTGAATTTGTCGTTCGTGACTTGAATGATGAGATTAATCGTCTGATTGGTATTAGGAAGCATTGGGATGACCGGATAATTGAACTTGGGGGGACTGACTATCGTAGACTTTCTGCCAATTTGGAATCGAATTACGGTTCAGAATTAAAGGGTGGAGGAACAGGTTACAAATACTTTGGAGCTGCAAAGAATCTCCCAGGTGTCCGAGAATTGTTTGAAAAACAACAAAAAGAAGTTGAACAGAGTTTAAAGGATGTATCTAGGGCTGAGTTATACCAGATGATAAACCCTGACTATTATGGGTTCAAGGACGAGTTAGATGAGGATTTGTTGATACAAGAGTATAATAAAGAACAAGAATTGTTAACTAATAGTAatgttatataa